Proteins found in one Triticum urartu cultivar G1812 chromosome 4, Tu2.1, whole genome shotgun sequence genomic segment:
- the LOC125553381 gene encoding non-specific lipid transfer protein GPI-anchored 5-like, with product MARRRSSGGISSALSLGLAVMAVTWATSTAQQQQQQQPPAVPSVSVPSCPPVQASLSPCVSYFIGNSSSPSDACCSQMQAMFQSQAPCLCAAVSAVPAQLGSVVGGLLPTACNLPPNACSAVTGTSSSAPAGGAAAPSSSGTPTDAAAAAPVTGPADANPAGTPSGGGVKSVPGTVDSAAVECKGTSAAVVVLAMAASFLAVSVF from the exons ATGGCCCGACGCCGGAGCAGCGGCGGCATCTCGTCCGCGCTGAGCCTGGGGCTCGCCGTGATGGCCGTCACATGGGCGACGTCCACggcgcagcagcagcagcagcagcaaccgcCGGCCGTGCCAAGCGTGAGCGTGCCGAGCTGCCCGCCGGTGCAGGCCTCGCTGTCGCCGTGCGTGAGCTACTTCATCGGCAACTCCTCGTCGCCGTCCGACGCGTGCTGCAGCCAGATGCAGGCCATGTTCCAGTCGCAGGCGCCCTGCCTCTGCGCCGCCGTGTCCGCCGTGCCCGCCCAGCTCGGGTCCGTGGTCGGCGGCCTGCTCCCCACCGCCTGCAACCTGCCCCCCAACGCCTGCTCCG cCGTGACAGGGACCTCGAGCTCTGCTCCGGCTGGTGGCGCAGCGGCGCCGTCGTCGTCGGGGACACCTACTGATGCTGCTGCGGCTGCGCCGGTGACCGGTCCGGCTGATGCGAACCCGGCTGGCACGCCTTCCGGTGGTGGGGTGAAGTCGGTTCCGGGGACGGTAGATTCGGCTGCCGTTGAGTGCAAGGGGACCTCCGCTGCCGTCGTCGTCCTGGCCATGGCTGCCTCGTTCCTAGCTGTTTCTGTTTTCTGA